A DNA window from Deltaproteobacteria bacterium contains the following coding sequences:
- a CDS encoding integration host factor subunit beta translates to MSILGRTTTNKADLIEALKKETGLTKAKAAEVVRLFFDEMSRALARGDRVEIRGFCSIYVKDYKDYTGRNPKSGVHTHVLPKKLPFFKCGQELKERINY, encoded by the coding sequence ATGTCCATTCTGGGGAGGACCACGACGAACAAGGCGGATCTCATAGAGGCACTGAAGAAGGAAACCGGCCTCACAAAAGCAAAAGCTGCGGAAGTCGTCAGGTTGTTCTTCGACGAAATGTCCAGAGCTCTCGCAAGGGGCGACAGGGTCGAGATCAGGGGTTTTTGTAGCATCTATGTCAAGGATTACAAGGACTACACAGGCAGAAACCCCAAGAGTGGTGTGCACACCCACGTGCTACCGAAGAAACTACCCTTCTTCAAATGTGGTCAGGAATTGAAGGAGAGGATCAATTATTGA